A section of the Diabrotica virgifera virgifera chromosome 8, PGI_DIABVI_V3a genome encodes:
- the LOC114338528 gene encoding adult-specific cuticular protein ACP-20-like gives MFAKIFIAVCAIASINCGAISYTSGGLHLDDDHGIGDYGHGISLVSHAVAAPIAYAKPVAIAKEVVDYSAPAHYEFKYGVEDAHTGDKKQQSEVRVGDSVKGEYSLAEPDGTVRVVKYTADPHNGFNAVVSRIGKAVHPQVVHKVLQPVVAKTLVAAPVYTKALVSAPLVTKTLVSHDLGLDLGGYH, from the exons ATTTTTATTGCTGTATGTGCGATAGCGTCCATTAATTGTGGAGCTATTTCGTATACCTCCGGAGGACTTCACTTGGATGATGATCATGGTATTGGTGATTACGGTCATGGCATTTCTCTAGTAAGCCATGCTGTTGCTGCTCCAATCGCTTATGCTAAACCTGTAGCTATAGCTAAAGAAGTAGTCGATTATAGT GCACCAGCACACTATGAATTTAAGTACGGAGTAGAAGATGCTCACACTGGTGACAAAAAACAACAATCTGAAGTTCGAGTGGGTGATTCTGTTAAAGGAGAATATTCTCTTGCTGAACCTGATGGCACAGTTAGAGTGGTTAAATATACTGCTGATCCTCATAATGGATTCAATGCTGTAGTCAGTAGGATAG GTAAAGCAGTACATCCACAGGTGGTCCACAAGGTTTTGCAACCAGTTGTAGCGAAAACCTTGGTAGCTGCTCCAGTATATACTAAAGCCTTAGTAAGCGCACCCTTAGTTACAAAGACATTGGTCAGCCACGATCTAGGATTGGACTTAGGCGGCTACCATTGA